Genomic window (Streptococcus porcinus):
GGAGATACAAAACAAGTACTGAACCTGATACTAGGATAAAATTCCCAATAAGTTCACCTACTGTTAATTCCATGTAAGTACTCCTTTCCTATTCATCTTCTTCATTGACTTTTTTACCTAAATACATAGAAGTTAATTTAGTGAAAACATACGCTTGGATACAGGAGATAAAAATTGAAAAGGCAGTCCAAACGATATTTAAAACAAAAGCAACTGGAAACCATAATGTGTTAGCTGCGATTAGTTTTAAAATCAAACCAGTTACTACCTCACCCGCAAAGATATTTCCATATAACCGAAGTGCCAATGAAATAATATTTGTAAATTCTTCTAATATATTCATCGGGCTCATTATCCCAGGTGTGAAAAAGCGTTTGATGTAGGCTTTCACACCTCTTTGACGAATCCCTTCAAATTGACAAATCAATGAAATTAAAATTGAAAGGGAGAGGTCAAAGCCAATATTAGCAGTTGGTGATGTCCAAAGATTCATATGATGACTTGTTTCTAATTTAGTCATTAAACCTAAGTTATTCGCCACCATCACAAAAAGAAAGAGACAGAAAAAGAATAGTGAGTATTGGTTTCTAAATTGCTTTTCAACGTGTTCATCCGTAACACTAGATATAAAATCAATCAAGTATTCAAGAACTGTTTGTTTTCCTTTAGGTTTTAAAGTCATGTTTCGACTTGCAAAATAAACAAATGAGAAAACTAAAGCAATTGTGATTACACACATAACTAGTAGGGTTAAATCAATAGTTACTGGACCGAGTGTCAGTGTTGGAGTTACTTCTCCCAATTTAAACCCTCCTTTATTCTTTTAAATGACATTAAATGTAAGTTTAACTACTGCATCACAACATGGGAAACAAATACTTATAACTTACTTTATTTCTTAATTAAAAAACTTATTTTAAGATAAATGCCATAGCAAGAGTAACGAAGAAAGTACCTTCAATAAAGGCAATACCCATAATCATTAATGAACGCAGCTGACCAATAATTTCTGGTTGACGAGATGCAGCTCTAAAAAGATTGGCCATCAAGAAACCTTCACCAAGTGATACACCCATACAGGCGATAGCTAATGCGAAAATAGGACTCATAATTGAATTCTCCTTAAAATATTTTTTACTTTGCTATTCTATTCCTTAAAATTAAGAATGTCAACTAATTTCTAAAAACTGGTTACGCTTTCTTAAACCTTTACTAACCTTCATAAAGTAGGCATTTTGGTATTGCATTCTTAAAAATTCGGATAGCTTAACAATCTTATTATAACAGTTATGAACAGATAATACAAAGTTTGACAATCGCTCTGCAACTCTATTGCAACCCAAAAAGATACCTTTAAAAACACGAATAATATCCTTTCGTGCTTTTAAAGGTATTCTCTCAATTTTGGTCTATAACCTGGTCGTATAAATTTATATAAGAAAGACTTGCTGTGTCCCAAGAAAAATCTTGTGTCATTGCATTCCTTTGAAGTTTTTTCCAATCTTCTTGATGATGATTATAAACATCTAGTGCCAGTAGTAGTGTTTGTGTTAGCCAATAACCTGAAAAATGGTTAAAGCCAAAGCCAGTCCCCGTTTTTTCATAGCGATTGTATGCTTGCACCGTATCTTTTAATCCCCCAATTTCATGCACTAGGGGTAGAGTGCCATATCGCATAGCCATCATTTGCGATAAGCCACAAGGCTCAAAAGCACTCGGCATTAGAAAGAGATCACAAGCACCGTAAATCTGTTGTGCTAGCTCTAAGTCAAAGATAATATTAGCAGATAACTTTTCTGGGTATTGCTTAGCAAACCATGAAAATGCCTCTTCATATTGCTGGTAACCAGTTCCTAAAAGAACAATTTGGATATTAAGTTTTAAAAGATTTTCGAGTTCCGAAACCACCAAACCAAATCCTTTTTGATCTGTTAGACGAGAAACAATTCCAATTAAAGGTATTCCTTCTTTGACTGGCAAACAAAGTTTCCTTTGCAGACTAGTCTTATTTTTACGTTTCCCAGAAAGATCATCTACTGAAAAAGGATAGTCTAGATAGGGATCATTTTCGGGGTCTATCAAGTCTGTGTCAATACCATTCACGATACCAGATAATTTACCAGCTTCCATTCGCATCAAATGATCTAACCCCTTCCCAAAGGCCGGTGTTTGGATTTCTTGAGCATATGTTGGCGAAACTGTCGTTATTTTATCGGAATAGAGCACTCCTGCTTTCATCCAATTAAGACAATTATGCCATCGTAAAGTTCCATCTTCATACCGTTCCATTCCAAGGCCGAATAATTCTCCAAGCATAGCTGAATCAAATTGCCCTTGAAATTCAATATTATGGATAGTAAAGACAGTTTTGATGTTCTGATAAGCTTGAATCCAACTATATTTTTCCTTTAGTAAGAAAGGTATCATAGCTGTATGATAATCATGGACATGTAGTAAATCTGGAACAAAATTAATTTTCTCCATAGCTTCTAAAGCTGCTAGTTGGAAAAATGCAAAACGTTCACCATCATCCCAATCTCCATAAACATGTCCTCTAAAGAAGTAGTATTGATTATCAATAAAATAGAAAGTAACCTGATCTTTAATAAGTTTTTTAATGCCAACATATTGCCTTCTCCAGCCAACATTAGTGTAAAAATAAAGCACTTCTTCCACTTGCTGTCCAAATTTCTGATCAATCATATCATAATAAGGTAATATCACGGCAACTTGATGATCGTGTTTTACAAGGGATTTAGGTAAGGCACCAATAACATCCCCTAATCCCCCTGTTTTTACAAAGGGAGCTCCCTCTGCTGCAACAAATAATATTTTCATTTAATCATATCCTCAGTTACTTGACTCTCTTTAGCAACAACAATTGGGTCAGATTCTTTTCCTCGAATAAGGACGCCTGGTGCAATTGTAACAGACTTATCAACAATTGCATACTCTACGATAGAACCCTCTCCTATTGTAACTTTAGGTGAAATAATCGAATGGTTTATATATGAATTACTTTCTAAATGACAATTTCGTGAAATAATGGAATGATTAACAGTACCTTTAATAACACTACCAGAGGCAAATTGTGAATTATTGACTTCTGATTCCTCTGCAAAATAGGTCGCTTCTTCATTTTTAACACGAGTGTACACTTTTTGATTTGAATAGAGAAGTGAATAAAATTTCAAAGGATCTAACATATCCATATTAGCATCATAGTATGACTTGATAGAATGAATATTCGCCATATAACCAGTATATTCAAAGGCAAGCGCACCTTCATTGATAGTCAGATCACGAAGTAAGAAGCGCAGTTTCTGAGGCTGTTCACTTTGAGCTTCTTTTTCCATCTCCCTTATCAACCAGTCGGTATTCACAATATAGATGCCCGCAGACATTTTTTCAATGCCTCCTTTTTCATTGACACTACTTCTACCAATTACAGTATCCGTTTCATCAATTTCTAAAATATCATTTTCAGAAGAAATGGAAGAAACAGGCATTTTCTTATAAACAACCGTAATATTCCGTTTATTAGCATTATGAAGGTGAATAACCTGCTCTAGCTCAATATTACAGAGAATATCACAACTCATATAGATTGTTTGGTCTGAGCCTGACCTTCTGAGATAGGTCAGAATTTGATCATAATAGTCAGTATCAGTCTCCTTTGAATCTTCTTTAGTATTATAAAAACCCAAGAAATAATGACTTAGCAGAGAATTTAGCCCCCATTCACGGCCACTACGAATATGGTCGAAGACGGAACGAATATTTTCTGCTCGAAAAATATCATAAATACTTTTAACACCTGCATTAGCTAGGTTAGATAAATGGAAATCAATTAAACGGTACTTCCCATCAAATGGCAAATTAGCTAATGGACGTTTATCGGTCAAACCTCCCATTTCTGGAAAACCGATAGCACTACCTAAAATTGCTGAATATTTATCACTCTTCATCTGAAACCCCCACTACTTCGTTATAGCCTACGACTTGAATCTGATCAGTTCCATCAATAACAACATCATTACCAATGACAGCTCCTTCTCCAATGATTGCGCGGGTAATTTTAGCTCTTTCTCCAATGATGGCTCCCGACATGATAAAGGAGTCTTTAATTTCTGCCCCTAATTTCATTTGAACATTGGCGGAAAGGATAGAATGATCTACCTTTCCAGAAATAAAACAGCCGTCAACAATGAGAGAATCTTTAACCTCCGAATGTTCAGAAATAAAATTTGGTGGTGCAATATGGTTTTTAGAATAAATTTTCCAAGACCGATTCCGACTATCCAAAGCGTTATTTTCCCCAATATACTCCATATTGGCCTCCCAAAGTGATTCTATAGTTCCAACATCTTTCCAATAAC
Coding sequences:
- the atpB gene encoding F0F1 ATP synthase subunit A, translated to MGEVTPTLTLGPVTIDLTLLVMCVITIALVFSFVYFASRNMTLKPKGKQTVLEYLIDFISSVTDEHVEKQFRNQYSLFFFCLFLFVMVANNLGLMTKLETSHHMNLWTSPTANIGFDLSLSILISLICQFEGIRQRGVKAYIKRFFTPGIMSPMNILEEFTNIISLALRLYGNIFAGEVVTGLILKLIAANTLWFPVAFVLNIVWTAFSIFISCIQAYVFTKLTSMYLGKKVNEEDE
- a CDS encoding F0F1 ATP synthase subunit C yields the protein MSPIFALAIACMGVSLGEGFLMANLFRAASRQPEIIGQLRSLMIMGIAFIEGTFFVTLAMAFILK
- the glgA gene encoding glycogen synthase GlgA, whose amino-acid sequence is MKILFVAAEGAPFVKTGGLGDVIGALPKSLVKHDHQVAVILPYYDMIDQKFGQQVEEVLYFYTNVGWRRQYVGIKKLIKDQVTFYFIDNQYYFFRGHVYGDWDDGERFAFFQLAALEAMEKINFVPDLLHVHDYHTAMIPFLLKEKYSWIQAYQNIKTVFTIHNIEFQGQFDSAMLGELFGLGMERYEDGTLRWHNCLNWMKAGVLYSDKITTVSPTYAQEIQTPAFGKGLDHLMRMEAGKLSGIVNGIDTDLIDPENDPYLDYPFSVDDLSGKRKNKTSLQRKLCLPVKEGIPLIGIVSRLTDQKGFGLVVSELENLLKLNIQIVLLGTGYQQYEEAFSWFAKQYPEKLSANIIFDLELAQQIYGACDLFLMPSAFEPCGLSQMMAMRYGTLPLVHEIGGLKDTVQAYNRYEKTGTGFGFNHFSGYWLTQTLLLALDVYNHHQEDWKKLQRNAMTQDFSWDTASLSYINLYDQVIDQN
- the glgD gene encoding glucose-1-phosphate adenylyltransferase subunit GlgD, producing MKSDKYSAILGSAIGFPEMGGLTDKRPLANLPFDGKYRLIDFHLSNLANAGVKSIYDIFRAENIRSVFDHIRSGREWGLNSLLSHYFLGFYNTKEDSKETDTDYYDQILTYLRRSGSDQTIYMSCDILCNIELEQVIHLHNANKRNITVVYKKMPVSSISSENDILEIDETDTVIGRSSVNEKGGIEKMSAGIYIVNTDWLIREMEKEAQSEQPQKLRFLLRDLTINEGALAFEYTGYMANIHSIKSYYDANMDMLDPLKFYSLLYSNQKVYTRVKNEEATYFAEESEVNNSQFASGSVIKGTVNHSIISRNCHLESNSYINHSIISPKVTIGEGSIVEYAIVDKSVTIAPGVLIRGKESDPIVVAKESQVTEDMIK